gggaaaaaaaaaagaaagtggCACATAACAATCTTCAAAATGCTGAATTAGCATGTCCCAAGAGTCTACAAAATCTACCATGCATTTGACTTTCCAGATTGTTGGATCCTTGGCAGATGGCACATACATGTTTCCCTCAAACAATCTCTTGCGATCACAAGTGTCTTCTGAATGAGTAACAAAATCAGCTCCTGATTTATATCGCTCTTCCATCATTCTTTCAAACTCTTCCTCGCTCATCACCTCCTCTTTAGGAATGAAAGAAAAGAGGCCGGCTTTCCCGGATTCAATCCTGTTATCAGGCTCCAGCGGAAATTCTTCTTCAAATAAATCTGTTCCAAATTAAGACAAAACATTAAGTATTTGAATGGGAAAAACAATAGATGATACAAGAAGAAAAAActatttgaataattttttatttcagaTATTCACATCAGTCTATGTATTAAGCCCATACAGAGAACCGACCCAGCCGTTCGCTTCCCAAGGAGTGTGAGTGAGTTTACAAAAGATGGTTTGGTTGATAGATTTGGACATCCAGACACGATATTTTGGAAAAGAAACTCAAAGGACAAAAGTTGAGGCAGCAAAATGCAAGCATGCTGGGTAAATTGGTGAGGACGACTCTAGCAATTAATTTTAAGCCATCAAAGAATCAAGTGTACTTCCCAAAAGTTAAATGGATACAAACCTACAACTAGTCGGAAAAAAGAGATCTCTTGGAAAAATAGTCAAACAAATGAAGGTACAAAATAATTTCCTCACAACTTCAAGAATGGACATTTGAAGAAATGCAAACAAAAACCTGATTTGTCATAAAAAGAAAAACCAACGGCGCTAGAAAAACAGTAAATATCGTTCGAGCACATAAGCATGTACCCAAAACGAAGGCGGTAGTTCACAGGAGAGAAACACCGAAAAAATGAAAAAGCACACTTCACTCATGAAAAATCTTAATCCCCACAACAATTTCAAAAACACAGGAAAAAATAACGGATAAAATTAGGACTACTGTCAAACCCTCAAGCGCAATGTTGCAAACCAAAAAAATCCAATTAATCACAcaaaaaaatctaaaatcaGAAACAACACAAACAAAAACCCCCCAGAAAAACCCTAAACCAACCATTTATTCTAAAATAAAACCCACAAAAAAAATGAGAACGCAGACGTAACACCACATGAAACAGGATTGTACAAATCTTAGTTTTTTGTAACAAATAATTACCAAAATCAAACATGTCATCGTCGTCGCCGTCGCTGACGTCACTATCCTTGTCGACCTCGTACGACGTATCATCAAAGAACCGCAACGCTCCGCTTCGGTTCTTCCTTTTCCGTGAAGTTTTATCATCGTCTGCTCCAGCGCTCCATTTCCTCCTCCCCTTCCCACCACTGTCATTCACTTTCTCCTTGCCTTTGGCTGACACCATTgcaattttctcaaaatttcttcaattttttGGGGGATTCTCCGCTACTAACACAGGCCATGAAGCAGCATTTCGCacaattgttgaagaaacaaATGGCGTGCAGAGTGAATCGTACTCTTCACGAGGGTCTGTCAAAGTGACGAGTAGAGTTATTTTCTAGGCCAAACGCACGCAcatgtaaaaaaaattcaacggTTTATTTAATTTAGGAAATTTAATGACGTTTAAAATTTAGGAACtttcataaaattttataaaatcaagaaatatttaatattatctttaatttttaaaaaaatctaaatatatttaaacttttgaaaaaaattaattctataaaatttattaacatacaaatattaaaatctaaaatataactataaattgtcaaaaattatttttaataccCAAATATTTAGATGAATGATTAAAACTTTTAACACATTCAGAGGCTATTCTTTCGATATATCTTTCATTGTCATCTTTTCTCTTCTCATTTATATAAATCACTCTCTCTTATTTTCGtctatatcaatttttttttttcatttaactttttattttaatataatatgaaattttgaattttataattaattttttaatttttaattatttatttatacaaatgaatataatatttaataataataaaaagtaattcaaaaaacaatgtaatttaattattaaacaaatacaataaaaaaataaaaattggggTATTAAGCTatgattcataaaaaaattataatataaaattatttttttctttattatttaaaatatgacatgtgagatcatctcacacaagtaatacttttttatagatgacaaaaataaaatatatatctcacaaaatacgacccataaGACCGTCTCCCATAAGTTTTAATCATAAATTATTTAGATGTGAATTGAATATGTAGTCaattaagaaaattttgaagacaaaaacttgtataaGACGATTTCACGGattgtattttatgagacgaattttttatttgggtcatctcaAATATAAGTTCGAGATAGGTGTAGAATTTATACTATATTAGTGTAAAACCTATATTAAAATAGAATTATTAGATTGTTTATGCGGTAGAATATCATGCAACTACAAAGCATAACGAAGCGCATGGATTGCACAACTAAACGTGGCTTCGTTTTCATATCCCAAATTTAATTCACAAAACCAAAATAGATTGGGATTGCATCATcagttgattcaaaagatcaacTAAAGTCGATTAGCCAATAACATTTTAACCATCACAACTCTTGCATCATCAGGAAGGCTGAAAAAGAGGTCCATGTCCGGAGTTTTGTTCACGAGAAGCCTCGCGACGATTATCTTATCTCGCGTGGACAATCCTGGAATTTTACCGAGTTCACCATAGACTTGTTTTCGAGCGTTTGATACCTCATACTCATGCCCTAATCGTTTGATAATTTCACCAAAACTGATGCCGACAGATTCGGAGAGATCAACAATGGCCCTGAATGGATCATCATAACCATGATCTGAAAGCTTCCTTTTCCTTGGCATTTGCTTCTTTCCTGTCTCACTTTCTTGAAGACGACACACAGATACCTCATTTTCATCATCGAGCCCCTCGTTGATGCAACAGTCGAATTCTAGTGCCATTTCTTTCTCATTTTTTCCTGAATCTGTTGTATCTATTTTTTTATCAGTATCAGAAAAATTTTCGGTATTTTCTCTTATGATGGGATCATTTCCATATATTTGACACCAGTCATTGTAATGTGGCCAAACCTTGTACCTCATTGTACGAGCACCGCTGTCTATCTGAAATGATGTTTGATGAAAAACATAAGCAATGGAACAACACATTCTACGAGCATCAAAGAAAAACCAACTGGCCGTATCGAGCGGAAAAATAATGATTCGATGAAACAAGAAAGAGATGAAAGCCAATAATTCAAAGATGAGCCAAAGTATTATCATTCTAGGAAAGTATGTACACCCCAAAACAATTAAATTCTGAATAAAGCATGTCCCATACTGAATCATCCAAGAAGGGGAAAGAGCCAACAGAAAATAAAGAAAACCATGATCACCGTAAGCATAAACCACTGTCCCCAattttcaaacaattaaaagttATGTACATCTGGAAGTAACATGGTcgattaaatgatttttttcatATGATGACTAAAGAAACCTAACCAATGGGTGGTACATGCTTCATCTCCTCTACGCTAtatggattcagcaacagttTTTTGTatctaaagaaaaaataataatgatcgCCCTGTGATTACTAAACATCAAAGAAACCAcagtcacaattttcaaaaggGAGTTCAAAACCAATTTCAAACAAACCTTCACATATAAATCCCATGCATCATCTTGTGCCTCAATCGTGTACTCTTCTCCATTCCAATCAATCCCCCTTTGTGCCAGCATGCTTGTCAAcattttatgatttttcttCCAAACATGTAGCTTGGAATTTATGTGAGGCAAGGCCCTGATGTCAGTACCAGGAAAAGCTTTGACCATTGCCCTTTCAAGCACATGCAAATAGCCACCTCTGAAGCCATTTTCTTTTTTCCAGCCTCTGGTGATAATATCTTTTAGAGCACATATCAACACTTCCTCTTCTTTTACTGACCAAATTCGTCTGCATCCTTCCAATTTCGTTCCATCCCCTTGAGTTTGTTTACTTGGTGCAGGCTTCATTTCTGAAATACCAATACagaaaacaataataacagGAAGTAGGAACATAAACTTGAAAGATTTTTCTAGCATTGAAGCAAGcagttctaatttaaatctgctTATTTGGATCCAAATAAATAGGACAGTGTTTCTGCTAAAATTGGATACGACCAGGTTTATTTAGATTCAAAATTTTGTTGGTGACAAAAACTGGAATCATGAAGCTCGAAGAGGAAAAAGCTCAGTGACTTGGAAATTAATCTAATCTAGCAGCCATCTTCTCTCATCAAAGATCTACGACCAGCAGACCTAGTAGATTAGCCTCACATCAAATGTAATCCAGAAGTATGTGAGGAAAACTGAAACTTTCGTTTCAGCATCAGCCACCATTTGTCAGTGCAGACGACTGCTATCACAAACACACTCGAGCCTTCAACTCAAACTTTCTAAGAATACACAAGAAATCATAGGATATGTTCAAAAATGAAGATGTTGTAACAGATATATTTTCAAGCACCCATAGGCCCACTAATGCTAAAGGCTGGTTTTTGGCTTCCCCTTTTGATCTTCATGAGACAACTAAGAGGTTAATATTCGACCATCCTCCTCTGTCCTTGTCAGAAGTCAAATATAACATTATTATTCACAAAGAGTAGATACCAAACCTTGTGGCCTTATGAACAAAACTTGGGCTTCAGATTGAACAACTTGAAGGCTCTACCACCTCGAGCGTGAAATTCGAACTGGGGATCTAGGAACCATGGGCATACAGATCTCTCTCAGCGCCACTGTTTCTGTTTGAAATGAATTATCACTGATCTTAAATCAGTTAGCCATAGTTactggatttttttttataaacattaATCTTGACATCTCTCTCATTCAAATAACCTGCTTAAATTTTTTGTATGCATctttacaaatatcaatgtagcCAAGAATCCAATCCAAATCTTTTTTTTAGTTAACCAACCAAACATTAACAAAAGTCCCATGCCCTTTTTTAGCTCTAAATAACACATATCAGTACTTTCCAAGCATGCATAGACTCACTGAAAATGAAATAAGTAAAACACCTCCAACTGAAGCCAAGAATTGATGAAAAACAGAAAGAAAACCCCAAATATGTTCCACTGCAAAACAAATTAGAAAGACCCTGGAAAACTAATATAGAAAATACGATCGGGTCTATGACAAAACAAAGAATAAAGAACAATTACCGATTTTGATTGAAATTCCACCGCGAAACTGGCAGGGGCCTACTACTGTGGGAGCATGATGACTGTGCGTGCACGAGACGAAAGATCGAGGATAAGTGAGTTGGTTTCGGCTTCGGTCAcagattttcgaaaaataaaaattacattttttttctttttaaaaaaatatgtatttttttaatttacaattttcaacgtaattttttttaattaaaaaaaatctgatTTCCAAAGTAGATATTGAAAAAATGACtcatatcaaaaaaaaaaagatatataAGAAAGGACGACGATCATAacttacatttttttaaaaatagtacATGCATCTGTTCAACTTTAAAAAATTGAGACACGTATGtgcctcttttttttttacaatcaaGCTCCCGCAATCACTCATTGATGGTATGAGAGGCATATAAACACTAACGGCTGATGTTTCTAAACACACAACTCATAAGAACAAAATATATTATCTACGAAGAGAGTTGGAGTGCTTAGAAGGTTTTAaccgaaagaaaacaaactactTACAAATTTTTCGATAGCCAAAGGCCCAAAGGTAACGTTCGATCCGGTTCCGTATATTGtttattatgtttataattGTGTATAGACATGATTTTGTTGAATAAACTCTAACACTTCTATGTCTTATGTCAATTTTCTCacacaatctttaaatttaattttaagaaAATACTCGTTTACTTTAATCACTCATACAAATTCtctgtatgtgtgtgtgtctatatatattctctcatattttaaaaaatatatgctTAAAGAttagtaaaaaataataatttttttttgaaataaatgaCGGGCTTATCCGTCCCAAACAACTACAATCGAACTCTCATATCGTCGTGGCATGTAACAATTTTCGATTTGCAggtatgatttttttaataaaaattatcatgattatgagtcatttaaaaaaaaaaaattggggtagaaaaaaaatatattgtgattttcttttttatttgagGTGAAAATTTATTATTCAAGAAAATATGTATTTTGTAATTATGTGATGGTTACTATCAAaggtttttttcttcttcttctcgtGATTTCTTATAAATTGACTTGTGAATTTATATATCTGAAATCTGCGTTTCCAAACATCATTTATCATTATGATTAAAATTTTAAGgtgataatttatttatttagttcgAATAGTATTAGACATTTTTCGAATTTTTCAAATGCAGTGTTTTATggatttgtttattttattttttaagctAAAGTTTATTACTGTTATTTTTTATCATTGATAATTTCATTTtgcattttcttattttttgatTAATTTCGTATTTTACTTGAGTTTTAACGTGTATATATCACATTTTCCACAAAATTTCGTAATGCATTCTcgtaatatgattttttttgtaagaccgtctcacacacgtttttttcttttataagtCGTCGGTTTGTTGCGACAACCTTAGGATGAATTGATATTTTGGATCGAAATCGGGAGTAGTTAGTAAAATAATTTttgtcatatatatttttttaaaaaaataatcttcTTATTCAAATACCCTTAAGAAcgtcaattttttaaaatgatttttgatCAAATCTATTCCACAAACATCCCATCAAAAAATTGTATGCTGCTTTGCGCTAGAGTCTTGCATTTTCTTTGTCAAATTGCAAATGACAGAGATATTCCAAAAGTTTCATGTATTAAATCTCCAGATACAGGGGAAGCCACCAACAAAATTTGTTTGGTGAAATTAGTTATTTAGTGATAATTTTTTGCAGGTTTTTCAAATTCCATTACAAGAAGCTCGTCCGTCGGATGTATGATCTATGTTCAAGTAAGATTGATTGATTCCAAACGTTTGTTATTTCTTCTGTTTCGATAGACTTTCGTATGGATTTCTCGATCCGCAATCCCAGTTTCTTATTTGTTGTGGCTTTTTATGTGACTAGATCATTTAAAAACATGTATTCGAGATTTAAGCACAAAATTTTGCACCATCTTTTTAATCCAGTGATGGGTATCCAATATCTTCCACAAATATGCAAGAATTCTCTGTTGTCGATGGTTTTTTGGAAGTGACAGAAGGCTTGACAGACATGATAAAGTACGTGGCAAATGAGCCCTCCGTTGGGCTTTTCTATGTTCAGAAGCATATCCAAAATGCAGCGCCCAACCTTGTTAATCTCAAGAATAATGTTGTTGAAAAATCTCGTGAGACGGTATTGCATACAGAAGATTTAGAAGACTCTATGGCCATGATGAGATCGATGAAAGAATGTGGCTTCCCAGCTGCAGAAGAAATGATTGGGGAAATAAAAAAATCTCTTTCCATCATGGCAAATAAACAACCAAGAAAAGGATTACTCTCTAACTCTGGATCGGGTTATATTGGAAGAACTAGGTCGTGGTCACCAGCCACCTTGGGAAGTAATGCCATGTTTCCTCATCCGgatgatgaaaagaatggaggCTATTTGTCTGGTGTTTTCAAGTCTGCAAAACAAAAGGTCACGAACTTAAAGTGGCCTCAAGTTGAGTCTAAGGATTCGATGAAATCCGAGGATACATCCCCAAACGCAAAAGAAGGCCATTTAACTGTGCCAGAGGCCGAGGGTGAAGATTTATTGTCGAATCAAGATGGTAAACAGCTTCAAGAAGAATCACAACTTAGTACAAGCTTGTCCCACCTAGCTTTACTTTCATTATGCGAGAACTATGATGAGTTCAAAGCTGATAGAGAAGCTAAATTGGAAGAATGGCTTGGAGGGGTGGCAAGCAATTAGGAGCATCATAAAGAGAAGAACTAGGGATCAAACAGTTCAAAGAACATCTTTCGGTAAGTGGATTTTCAGGGTTGCTGATGTTTGAACCTGTATCATACGAAAGAAAGGATGAAAAGTTTGGTGATCACAAatgtttttgaagatttcttgtTGTTCCGTGGCATCGACCGTAAATGAATAAAAAACGTTAAGTTTACTGTTTACGTGCATGGCATATGCATTAATTCTTAGCAGTACTTATTAATGTGGATGAAAGGTGTACATATTACAGTTCTGGTATCAACGACGGGCTGTCGGATGTAATTCGTATGCTAAGTAATGGTCTTGTTGTGTTACGCGTGTTCCATTCTTTTTCTATTTGTCTGGCACGAGTATGGAAATGGCACAGAAAAGATTGTATGGAGTTCGAAATATAGTCCAGAATTTTCGACATAAATCTATCCTTATATCAGATGAGATTTTCTGCATTGTTGCTCCCGATTCTTTGAATGATCCTctttaaaatattcaaaattttaagcttTTGCCTTTATAGGGTCTTCAGAAAATTCAGCAACAGATGAAATCTTGAAAAAATTTCGAAGTCCATTCTGAAAAATATACATTTCATATAATTTATTTGACTATGGTTGTTATGCCTAAGAATTGCTTTTGTCAatcatttgaatttttaaagtgTAATTAAGTTAACGTGATCGATAGTTCCAAATAAATAATATCTTTTCTGTGTTTGATCATATCTatgttttattaaaaaaaattattttatttttaagttcaaATGCCTAAAGAATTTGTTTCTGTGGAAATAGACACTACTAATCTATTCCCTTGAGGCAAAGACACGTGACAGAAATTCAGTATCAAGTAGATCAATTCATAGCTGTAAAATTTGACACTGAACAGAAAATTTGGGACTACAGAATCTGAAATAAAGCACGAGTTCTTTGTAAACGGGCTAAAGATGACAGATGTTATGGATATTTTTTTACTAGAATATTGTATGTATGCATCAATAGGACGATCGTAGCGGCTAGTCATAACAATGCTTGAATATCTACATCTCAAGCCACCAAAAACTACACGCTCAATGCTCTCATAGAAAAGAATGAAAGAGAAGAAAGGATCTGGCAACTGCAAAAGAGTGTTGGTAAAAAGGGTGCTAGAAGGATGGGGAAGAACACGATCCAAATATATTTGATAATGCATAAATGACGCTTCTCAAAGGCCAATTCTGAGCTAAGGAATCCCACTACCGTTGCATAAGCTGCCTTCTAGAGGACACTAAGATCACATGCACAGTCTCCTCCTCCTCTGACCCTAGAGAAAATATCTGCACTTAGTTTAAGAGAAGTCGCTATGTGCAGAGAATAATGTAAAAATGCATCAGGTACTTGTAACACACAATTGTTTTGAAAAAACACAGAGAAGTCCGCATCTTTGATGCTTGAAAAGGTAACAAATAAAGCTCATCATGGCGATGACATAACATAAACGTTACCTTGAAATATGGCCTTGATATTCTTGGTTTCCATTCCTAAAATTTCCCAGTAACTTGCCAAGTCCCAGGGCTTGAGCCAGTTGGAGGCAAAAGTTCATTCATGATgtcttcaaaaatattttcttgaataGACATGCCATCAATACTATCTGAAATATCGCTGACGTAATCTTGAGACTCGACACTAGTAAAATGTGAATTTGACGGTATCGGGCTGCTACTTCTGCTTGAATTAATCCCGACCACTGAACACGGAGGCACAGCAGAGCCATCGCTGAAACTTAAATTCCGAGTGTTGGAGCCACTGGTCTCACCCAATAATTCAGtactaacatttaaaactggAGAAGACAGGTTGTTGTCAATACATAAACTTGGCGTCAAACAATGCTGACTGCCATTATTCCGAGGGTTTGAACCATTTAAGTTGTCATCAAACATCGAACCACAATTTGCATCCAAACATTCCAAGTGGTTATTACTGATTAATACTGATGACCCAACATTACAACCAAAATCTGTTCCTGAGCCATTATTGTTACCTAAATGTCGAGGGGCAGAGCCACTTGAATCACAGGCAAAATCAGAAACATTATTTGTAATGGGGAGAGCCAGATCAATGTTGCTGCTACTTGCTCCTACCTGTATATCTAAACATGGACTGGTGAAGCCATCACTATTGCCCAATGTTTTAGACTCCTCATTAATACCATTTCTGGCGATTTTAAGACCAACATTTGCCCTTGGAATGGAAAATCTGTTGCTGCCGACAATTTTAGCTTTTCTGTATAGATATGAGGATATGCATGAGAATGCAAAGCTGTTGTTGGAAAATAAATGAAGATTTCAGCTCGtacctgatttgattttgtctcACAGCAGCCACTTTTGACTTCAATATACCTTTCACGGAACGTAAATTATGTTAGCTTCATAATAACAATATATCCacaaaaggaaagaaaataccAAGGTACGCATCAAAATGGACATCACTATATGTGCTAAACAATTTGTTGCAATGAACGATAAAGTATTGACTGCTAATCACGTGTTAGTTTAATTTCCATATATGGAAAACATTAGCAGTTCTGTCGTTTTTCTGAGCCGAGATTTATCTGAAAGGTTAGTTCTTTTTTATATAACAGGAAAAGTGAGCCTTTTCCTGCAACTTCATCTAAAGCTCTCAAAATAGTCAGCAATCATTCCATAAAACGAGATATTTGTTGTTTTTACTTCTAATGATTCTACAACAAAGGACAAATATTACTTTGATACTCTTGAACTTACCACATGTTGAACATCACATAGCAAAGATGCTTATCGGATCGGATCCGGTCGGAATCAGGTACAATCCGGAACCTGTTAAACTGGTTCGAGATTGATCTGAACCTGGTATCAAATCTTAATTGTATTGGGTTGCCTAAACCAGATCCAGAATCATTTTAATTCGGCCTGTTTGAATCCGATTCAGTAATATATTTAAttgtattgttattattattttgcttCATAAATAACTTATTCGTGTATATAGTGGTTggaaaagaataaaatattaactCCAATTATGTTTTCATCTTGTTCAATTCGATTTcaattttagattgtgttaTACACCTAATCCAATAAATTCAATATGGTATCCTACAAGATTGGTTTGGTCACATTATCCTATAATTCGGAACCGGTCCAATCCTGATATTCCTATGCCTATAATAAAGCCCTTTTACGACATTAATAAGAATACCACCAACGCTAGACCCTAGGAAAAATACACTTTTAACTCGATGAAAATATTAATAGGTTTGTGCTCCGGCTGTAACATGCAAGAGATTTACAGTTCAAGCAACCAAAACACAACAATCCCAACCAGCTGCTATCTAATGTCTTAACCGAATTATTTAAACTTTACAtacaaagacaataaaaaaattatgctTGCATTCAAGGCAAGAGTGTTAGCAGTTTTAGAACATCGGTTCATGGAACACTACAATTTCTTCATGAGCGTGAATGTTTTCCTCCTGCTTTGTAATTTTATTGGTATCCAAATCAAAGGATAATAATGACAGTAAATtcatattaaatataatatctcgATATTTCAAGTGCAAGTAAACTACAAAAAACCTCGAGTGGTGACAATTAAGGAAATATTTGCAGGGGAAAACGTTAAGTCTACACATCATGTATggccttccaagaaatttcaagtACATATACCTCTAGTTTATCAACACCAGTCACCACTTCTGCCATTAGACCGGTTCACTGAATTGGGCAGTAGAAGTTTTGGTTGGAATCACTAGAGGCACTTCTACTACATTTTCAATTTTTCCAACCATTTTCGGTTGCTCGCAAACTTACTTTAAGAAACTTGGTTATAACAGGATCTAACAAAAGATCATCACCTCCTCATAGTTTTCCATTTTTTACTAGCTATGTGTAGCTATCTCCATTAAACCAAATAGACTATAGTTGCTTCCATCTCTGCTCCATGATGTTCCTTGTATACTATGTTCATCAACCATCCTCATATACAAGTACAACAAGCTCTTACAGCTGAGACCGCCAACTTAGTGCCTATTACGCTTCAGACAAAAAACTTCATACATATGCCTTATCATTTACTGACACATAAAACACTACATTAATAGTGCTAATCAAGCATAAATAGAAAGTCACAGTGTCTTAATAACAGTATTTCGCAAGAACTAGAGAGAAAATTTAAGCACAAAACAAGCCTAACAACGCATTGACAAGTGTACAAAAAGTTAGCCAACGTTTACCAACCAGATGATGGGGTCTTGAGGCGGCTTCTCTCGGACTTAATAGAAGCAATAACTGAATCAGCAGACGGCCCCAAACCCTTTCTTCCTACCAGCTTCACCCCAAGCTTCTCCGTGAGGTAGTTCATTCTATTCTCATCACCCCCTCTGACTTCTCTGAGATCAAGGGCTTGTTGCTTAGATAATAGGGTATAAATGTGAAACTCCTGCCTCTGATTAAAATGAGACTGAAGCTGCTCAAAAAGCAACTTGTTCGAATGCTGTAGATCTGGCTTCTTTCTCTGATTGCCAAAAGTCACCCTTAAAATGGCATTTGAATCAAAATCTTTTCTACCAAAAATTATAGAAAAGCTGCCAAATTCAATATCAGGTTCTCTGAATAAATCTGCAAGAATAGAAGCACAACTGTGTGCATTCCTTGTTGGATTCTTCTCAACTTTTAACCTTGAAGCTCTAACTCGCGCATAATGAGCCATGTTGGCAGCTTCTCTAAACCCACTGAGCAAAGCACCGTGCATGGTAGCTGGATAGCGCCTAGTGGTAGCTTCCCCAGCAAAGAAAACCCTCCCATCTCCCACACTTTCAGCtataatatcataatcatcGCCTGAGGCCCCAACAGCAACATTGGAGTAAGAACCTAAGCAGAACGGGTCACTACCCCATCTAGTACAAACAGTTTGGATAGGTTCTGGAACTTCAATACCTTGTGGTTCATATATACCTGCATTACCAAGGCTAGCCACTTGTTAGAAAAGCCCAACTACTGGCAGTGATAACAGACACTAGCAACTAACATTCTTAGCTAAATCAATAAGACCAATTCAACCAAAAAATGGGATTGCTTTCTAATATCACAATTCATTCTCACTAGAAATTCATCAGGTTAACAAATTTAACGGAAAATAAGGTAATTTATCATCTTCATGCGAATAAAGCATAAATCGGAAGCAAGAATTTAGATGCTTAAATGCAAGCTAGTGAAAGAGGGCCAAACACCATAACCTGATTGAGTACATATACCAAATAATTACTCTGCAACAATAAATGATGTCACCCCATTGCCTGTTGTTCATCTCTCACCAAATTGTACCACGACAGGGACAAGTAACTGTTTGTCTATTTTTCCCCGTGGATTACTACCGTATgcatttgaatttcaaattagtCTATACACCGTTTAATAAACATAAACCTTGAATCTTTTAATCA
This Primulina eburnea isolate SZY01 chromosome 2, ASM2296580v1, whole genome shotgun sequence DNA region includes the following protein-coding sequences:
- the LOC140820745 gene encoding protein FLOWERINGUS D isoform X2 — its product is MSEALVALTSGFPADSLTDEEIDAGVVSVVGGIEQVNYILIRNHIITRWRENVSTWITKEMFLDIIPNHCGVLLDSAYNYLVLQGYINFGVAPGIKERILVEPSKPHVIVIGAGLAGLAAARQLMTFGFKVTVLEGRKRAGGRVYTKKLEVGNRTAVADLGGSVLTGTLGNPLGILARQLAYTLHKVRDKCPIYSVDGRPVDPDLDRKVETSFNQLLDKVSKLRQMMGDVSQDVSLGAALETFWESPGDSVNGEEMKLFHWHLANLEYANAGLLSKLSLAFWDQDDPFDMGGDHCFLPGGNGRLVQALAENVPILYEKTVQAIRYTSDGVQVAAGGQVYDGDMALCTVPLGVLKSGSIKFIPELPQRKLEGIKRLGFGLLNKVAMLFSHAFWGTDLDTFGHLSDDPSLQGEFFLFYSYATVAGGPILIALVAGEAAHKFETMEPTDAVTRVLLILKGIYEPQGIEVPEPIQTVCTRWGSDPFCLGSYSNVAVGASGDDYDIIAESVGDGRVFFAGEATTRRYPATMHGALLSGFREAANMAHYARVRASRLKVEKNPTRNAHSCASILADLFREPDIEFGSFSIIFGRKDFDSNAILRVTFGNQRKKPDLQHSNKLLFEQLQSHFNQRQEFHIYTLLSKQQALDLREVRGGDENRMNYLTEKLGVKLVGRKGLGPSADSVIASIKSERSRLKTPSSGILKSKVAAVRQNQIRKAKIVGSNRFSIPRANVGLKIARNGINEESKTLGNSDGFTSPCLDIQVGASSSNIDLALPITNNVSDFACDSSGSAPRHLGNNNGSGTDFGCNVGSSVLISNNHLECLDANCGSMFDDNLNGSNPRNNGSQHCLTPSLCIDNNLSSPVLNVSTELLGETSGSNTRNLSFSDGSAVPPCSVVGINSSRSSSPIPSNSHFTSVESQDYVSDISDSIDGMSIQENIFEDIMNELLPPTGSSPGTWQVTGKF
- the LOC140820731 gene encoding uncharacterized protein, with translation MKPAPSKQTQGDGTKLEGCRRIWSVKEEEVLICALKDIITRGWKKENGFRGGYLHVLERAMVKAFPGTDIRALPHINSKLHVWKKNHKMLTSMLAQRGIDWNGEEYTIEAQDDAWDLYVKIDSGARTMRYKVWPHYNDWCQIYGNDPIIRENTENFSDTDKKIDTTDSGKNEKEMALEFDCCINEGLDDENEVSVCRLQESETGKKQMPRKRKLSDHGYDDPFRAIVDLSESVGISFGEIIKRLGHEYEVSNARKQVYGELGKIPGLSTRDKIIVARLLVNKTPDMDLFFSLPDDARVVMVKMLLANRL
- the LOC140820737 gene encoding uncharacterized protein isoform X2; the protein is MQEFSVVDGFLEVTEGLTDMIKYVANEPSVGLFYVQKHIQNAAPNLVNLKNNVVEKSRETVLHTEDLEDSMAMMRSMKECGFPAAEEMIGEIKKSLSIMANKQPRKGLLSNSGSGYIGRTRSWSPATLGSNAMFPHPDDEKNGGYLSGVFKSAKQKVTNLKWPQVESKDSMKSEDTSPNAKEGHLTVPEAEGEDLLSNQDGKQLQEESQLSTSLSHLALLSLCENYDEFKADREAKLEEWLGGVASN
- the LOC140820737 gene encoding uncharacterized protein isoform X1, translated to MFNDGYPISSTNMQEFSVVDGFLEVTEGLTDMIKYVANEPSVGLFYVQKHIQNAAPNLVNLKNNVVEKSRETVLHTEDLEDSMAMMRSMKECGFPAAEEMIGEIKKSLSIMANKQPRKGLLSNSGSGYIGRTRSWSPATLGSNAMFPHPDDEKNGGYLSGVFKSAKQKVTNLKWPQVESKDSMKSEDTSPNAKEGHLTVPEAEGEDLLSNQDGKQLQEESQLSTSLSHLALLSLCENYDEFKADREAKLEEWLGGVASN